The genomic segment CAGGAAAGCGCGCCTCCGGCAAGTCCGGCAGCGCTCGCAAAGCAGGCCGCCCGCGCACGGGTGCGCCACGCCGTCGCAGCACAAAATCAGACACGTCCGTCGAAGCCCCGGAGGCGATCACGCCACCCGAGGTTGAAACGCCGCGCGCGATGGAATCGCCTCCGCCCGAAGCGCCGCGGCCGCTTCCGCCGCCCCCGGTTGCGGTTTCCGGTGTTGCCTCCGGTTTCGCCGACGGCATTTTTGATCCGGCCGAAGGCGTCGGCCCCGCCGTCAGTTTCGAAGACGCATCGGATGAGTTGATTGCCGTGGATGAGACGACGGTGAAGTTTGAGGCCACCGGTGAATCGCACGCGGCGCGCCCCGCCGAAAGTCATGTTCGCGGCACGGCATCGCATGCGTCATCCGACGGGTTGCCGGAAGCGCGCGCGGCAAGGCCCGCAGCCGGTCCCGGTTCGCGAGCGCCGACGCCGGGGTTTCGGACCGATCCGGGTTTTGCCATCGGATTTGACGACGAGCTGGTGTCCGAGGCGGTGGCGGAATCTGTTCCGGACGACCGGTGGGAAGCGGTCGGGACACCCGACGCCGTTGAGCCATTTGAAGCGCGTGATGCCGAGGGCGAAACGAGTGCGTTCACGGCGAGCCGTTCGCAGGATGAGGACGGCGAGGCGCGCCGGGGACGAAGACGGCGTGGCCGGCGTGGGGGGCGAGGTCGTCGCCGCGGGCGGGATCGCGAATCCGAGGATGCCGTTGGCGACGAGCCAAGTACGCGGGATGCAGAACGGGAGTCACCGACCGAGTCAGCGTCGCCGCGCGCGGAAGAGGACGCGGATCAGGAGGTCGTCACAGAAGAGGATGAGATCGCCGACGAAGACACGCTGCGCGCCATGGCGGGTCCGGTGGCGTTGCCGGGTGTGACGCGCGAAACGGATGTGGACGAGAAGGCGCCTCCCCGGCGTCGCGGACGCAGGCCGGTGTACGAAGACGAGGTGGAAGTTCCACCGGCGGAGACGGACGAACTGCCCGCCAATCGGGAGATGCTGATCAACGGCAGCGATCCTGACGAATGTCGCATCGCGATCCTGCGCGATGGCCGGCTCGACGAACTCTACATCGAGCGAGCCACGCAGGTCAGCAACGTGATGAACATCTACAAAGGCCGCGTCACCAACGTGGAGCCGTCGATCCAGGCGGCGTTCATCGATTTCGGCCTCCCGACGCACGGATTTCTGCATATCAGCGATCTGCACCCGCGGTATTTCCCGGAGAGCAAGGGCGAGCCGGAACTGGTCGGCCGCAAGACGCCGCGCCGCGCCCGCCCGCCGATTCAGAACTGTCTGCGTCGCGGCCAGGAAGTCATCGTGCAGGTCATCAAAGAAGGCATCGGGACGAAGGGGCCGACGCTCTCGACGTACATTTCGCTGCCCGGCCGCTTCCTTGTGATGATGCCGGGGATGGACCAGCACGGCGTTTCGCGCAAAGTGGAGGATCCTGAAGCCCGGCGCAAGACGCGCGAAGTGCTGAACCAACTGACGCTTCCGAAGGACATGGGGTTCATCGTTCGCACGGCAGGCGTCGGTCGGTCGCAGCGTGATTTGCAGCGTGATTTGAATTATCTGGTGCGTTTGTGGAATCAAGTGGCCCAGCGAACGCGCGACGAGCCGGCCCCGGCCGAGCTTTACAAAGAAAGCGACCTGGTGATCCGCACAATTCGCGACGTGTACGACTCGAGTTTGAAGCGGATCATCGTGGACAATCCGCACGTGGCCGAGCGCGTGCGCGAGTTTCTCGCAATCGCCAGTCCGCAGGCCGAGGACGCCGTGACGGTGTACGACGGCGCCGAGCCGGTGTTTCACCGTTTTGGCATCGAAGCGGAGATCGACAAGCTGCATTCGCGCGTGGTGCCGTTGCCTTGCGGCGGGTCGCTGGTCATCGAATCCACCGAAGCACTGGTCGCGATCGACGTGAACTCCGGGCGGTTCCGGGTTCACGAGAACGCCGAAGAGACCGCCTATCGCGTGAACCTGGAGGCGGCGGACGAGATCGCGCGGCAATTGCGATTGCGTGATCTGGGCGGCCTGATCATCTGCGATTTCATCGACATGATGCAGGACAAGCACCGCCGGGCGGTCGAGCGGCGTCTGGCGGAGGCGCTGCGCAGCCACAAGGAGCGCGCCAAGCTGCTTCGCATCTCGCGATTCGGAATTCTGGAGATGACACGCCAGCGGCAGCGGCCGTCCTTCGCGAAGAACACCTTCGCCGAATGCCCGCGATGCGGCGGGAGCGGTCGCGTGAAGACGACCGAATCGGTCTGCCTGGACGTGATGCGACAGATCCGCATGGCCAGTCAGCGCGAAGGCGTCGCCAGCATTGATGTGAGTGTGAGCCTGCCCGTGGCGACGGAGCTGCTGAACCGCAAACGGCACGCGCTGACGGATTTGGAGCGCGCCGGCGGCCTGGCGATTCGGATTCACGCCGAGACCGGATTCGCAGTGGATGAAGTGCGCCTCGCATGCGTCGATCGTCGTGGACGCGAGGTACCGACCGGTGCCGGCGCGGCGCCGGCGACCCTGCGCCCGGTGGCGCAGCCAACGCTTGCGTCACGGCCGGCGGTTCCGGCAGGACCGGGCGATCGTGCGGGCGGATCGCGCGGGCGGCGGGGCAGTCGCGGCGGGCGTGGTCGGCGCGGGCGCGGCGGGCAAAAACCCGCTAACGCGGACGCGGTTGGCGGGTCTTCTGATGCGAGTCATTCAGAAGGTGAAGGCGCCGCGCAGCCAGCCTCAACGAGTCGGGGAACGCGCGAGCGGTCGACGGGCCGAAAGAGCGGGCCGCCGCGTAGCCGATAAGAGAAGATACCCAGCTAGGATGATGATGAAGGATAATCGAAACACAGGTCACGGCGCGCGGCACGCGGGCCGTCAGGCGACTCATTTTGGTCGCGCTGCGCTGTTGTTGCTGCCTGCGGTTTATTGTCTGACCGGTTGCGGTCCGACGTGGCTGATCGAGCCGCGCGCGGCCGAGCGGATCGCGCAGGATGAGAACAAGCCGCTTCTGATCTATTTCAAGGCGTGGGATTCCTCGCAGCATCGCAACATGGTGCTCGAGGTCTTCAACAACCCGGCGGTCAAATCCGAGTTGCTCGACACGGTGAATCTCGAACTGGAGTTCGCGTTCTTCCCGGAATACTGCAAGCGATACAACGTACAGAGGCCGCAGGTGTGCGTCATGTGTACGCCGGATGGTCGCCGCGTGGATACGCCTTTTTACGTGAATCCTGTTCCCGCGCCGGAGCATTTCCTGACGTGGCTGAAACGCGTGAAGGAAGAGGCCAAGCCCTCGTCCGCCAGCAGCTCACCGGCGAAATGATGCAAGGGTCCTATTGGCGCGCGGGCGCCGATTGCGTTTCGTGGATTGACGACGGCAGGTTTGAGAGGGACTCGTCAAGCGTCCGAGCGAGGAGGTCCACGGTTCTCCGGGTTGCTCCGGTGTTTCGCCGCACGACCTCCTGCGCGCGGCGACCCATCGCGCGGGCCGTTTCCGGCGCGGCGAGGAGCTTCGTCAGCACTGCGGACAGGCTTGCTGCGGCGGCCGCATGATCGGCTGCCGGTGGCGTGATCTGCACGGCGGCTTCGTCGGCAAGCAATTGGCCCGCCGCGTCGGCGAAGTTGTCGACAAACGGGCCGAAACACATCGGCTTGCCCAGACCGGCCACTTCCATCAGATCCGACCCGCCCAGCGGCACGAGCGAACGCCCTACGAAGACAATTGTAGCTAATGCATAGAACTTGCGCAGCTCGCCCATGGTGTCGCCGAGGTAGACGCGCGGCGCGGTATCGGTGGCCGAGTGAGATTCGCCGTCGCGGCACTGGCTGCGGCGCACGCACGCGAAGCCGCGCGATGCGATCAACCGAGCGACTTCATCAAACCGTTCCGGTTTCCGCGGGATGATCGCCAGTTGCAGCGCGGGGCGCTGCGCGGCGAGCGATTCAAACGCATCGAGCACGATCGCCTCTTCATCCGGACCGGTCGAACCGGCGACGATGAATGGTACCGCCCGGTCGATTCCCATCGCGGCGGCCAGCTCTGCATCGCCCGCCACCGAATCACCGATCACGGCCGTGTCGTACTTCATGCTTCCGATGGTGTGAACGCGGTCGGCGGGCACGCCCAGCTCGCGGAAACGCGCCGCGTAGGTTTCATCCTGCGCGGCAACGAAAGCGATCTGTGAGAACATCCTCCGCGCCACGCGGCGTACGACGGGGATTCGAAAGCGCCGCATCGATTTCTCCGCCGTGATACGGCCGTTCGCCACGCAAACGGGGACTCCGATCGACGCCGCGAGGTCGATTAAGTTCGGCCAGACTTCCAGTTCCATCAACACGATTGCGGCAGGGCGAACGCGCGCCAGGGTGCGCCGCACCGCGAACGAGAAATCCAGCGGATAGCGAAAGACGAGTTTGTCGGGATAGAGACGCTGCGCGGCCGCGAAGCCGGTGTCGGTCGTGGCCGACATGGCGACGACGCAGGCGGGAAAGCGTGATTCGATCTCGGTGACGAGGGCGCGCGTCGCGTTGACTTCGCCGAGGGACACCGCGTGGACCCAGATGCAGCGCGATCGCCCGACGCGCCAGGGGACGCCGCCCAGGCGCTGTCCCCAGCCGCGACGATTTTTGCCGAGGGCGATCATCTGGTATAGCAGAAAGGGCAGGTAGAGCGCGGCGGCCAGTAAATAGACAAGATTAAGAATTGCCGCGCGCAGCGTCAGCGGCGGGCGCGCTGCTCGCTCGCCCCGCGCCAGCAGGCCCGCGGTCAGTCCTTCTTCAGGCAGCACTGCTTGTATTTCTTGCCGCTCCCGCAGGGGCAGGGGTCGTTGCGGCCCGGCTCGGCCTTCGAGTTCTTGATGGGTTCGACCGGCGGCGGCAGCGGCGGTTCGTCCTCGCCGGGCAGACCCTTGCGCGCCTGCTCCCTGGCCTCGCGCTGGCGCTCGTAGTGTCGACTGAAGCGATCGTCTTTGCTCACGGCGGACGCCCTTTCGTTGTGAAATTCCGCGTGTAGCTTAACGCCGAGCCGTTGGCCGACAAGCGCGAAGTCGATCGGCCTCCTTCACCCATTCGGAATCCGACCGAACGCCGCTACACTCTGGAGCCGCGCCCTTTTTCAACCGGGAGTCGGTCCAGATGGCGACTCGTTTATCAGCGGCGCAGGAAAGAGGCCTGTTTCCGGATGCAGCAAGTTGATCTGACCCGACGCAAGCGCGTACCGGTCCTGCTCGAGATGGTGCGCTCGATCAAAGACGCGCGCGATCCGCGCGCCGTCATGGAGTTGTTCATCCGCGTCGTGCAGCAGGCGTTTGAACCGGCCTGCTACCTCGCGCTGTCCACGACCGGGCTGGACACCGGCGCTTACCGCATCGCCCGGTGGCGCACGGCCGACGGCATCGAGCATGTTCCGCCGGCCGACCTCGGCCACGCGGCGCTCGCGCAACCGGTGCGTCGCGGCGGCCTGCTCGCTGGGTTGACGGCGAGCGATTCACCGACGCTGTTGCATGACCTTTCGGCGCCGAATGATCCTGTGTTCGGCGATCGGTTGGCGGGGTATCGGTGCGTGGCGGCCGTACCGGTTTTCGAGGCCGATGATTCGCTCGACTGGGTCGTGCTGTTTCACGCATCGCCGCGCGGATTCAACGAGGATGACGTCGAAGCGCTGATGGCGCTGGCAAATCTGACCAGCATGGCGGTGAACTTCGCGCACCTGCATCAGCGCGCCGAACAGGCGTCGCGGCGCGTTCACCGCGAGGTGGACATGATCGCCGAAATTCAGAAAGTGCTGCTGCCGGGGAAGCCGCCGACCGTGCCGGGATTGAAGCTGGCGACGAGCTACAAGTCGTTCGACCGGGCCGGCGGGGATTACTTCGACGTGTTTGAACTGCAGCGTCTGCCGGGAGCGAGCCGGGATGATCCGCGCTGGCTCATTCTCATTGCCGATTCGGCCGGACACGGACCGGCCGCGGCGGTGATGATGACCGTGATCAACGCGGTCCTGTTCACGTATCCGCATGCGCCGGCGTCGCCCGGCGCGCTGCTGTCCTATCAGAATCACCATCTTCACGAGCGGCATCAGGCGGCGTCGATGGTGACGGGGATCCTCGGATTCTACGAGCCGGCAACGGGGCGGCTGGTCTATGCCAACGCGGGGCACCATCCGCCGTTGATCCGCCGGCCGGGTCCGCCGGTGCGCGTGGAAGAAGTCCCGCTGGGGTCAGGCCTGCCGCTGGGCATTCTGCCGAGTCACGACGCGAAGGATGCCGCGTTGACGTTGCAAGCGGGCGAGACGCTGCTGCTTTACACCGACGGGGTGCCCGATGAGCGCGACGAAGCCGATGAGCCGTTCGGCCTGGAGCGGATGCGTGCGGTGCTGGCGTCGACGGGCGAGCCGCAGGAGGTGGTGGATCGGTTGAACGCCGAATTGGTTCGCCACCAGGGGACGACCATGCCGGAAGATGATCAAACCATGGTGGTGGTGAGGCGGGAATGAGGCGCGGGTGGCAGAGATCGCGGTCCGGGCATCGCGTCGGGTACGTAACATGATGCAGCGGCCAGCAAGTTCGCCGGCTACGTTTTTCGCTCGCGAAGCATCGTCCACGCATCGCCCGCGTACATGCGTTCGAAAGGGATTGCGGCACGCAGCTCTTCTTCGCGCCACGGATCGGGTGTCAGCGTCCAATTCAGTGCATTCGCGAATCGCGGGATCAACCGCTCGACTGCTTCGTCAAATGTCTGTATGCCGCCAATTGATTGCCACGTCGCGACCGGTTGCTCGGTGAATCGACTGGCCAGCATGATGGATCCGTGTTGCAGAATGGCCGTGCGCGTGCGGCGCTGCGCCGAGCCGGCGAGCTTGGCGAATCCGCCGTGAGCCGCGGCATCGGGTACGACCACGTCGAGTGCGTGCCGCCGCGCAAAGCAGAAAAAGGGCCCGCGCTGCGACGAGCGGTCGCACGAATCACCGCCTTCACTGCATCCGTAGCGTCGCGCCGTGGTCCCGACTGCGGCGATGATGGCCTGATGGGCCAGCTCGTAGAGTAGATTGGGGCGGCCGTCCACGAGCGGGTGGTCGATGGGCAGGACGATGGAGTAGGTGATTTCGAGGTCGTGAAGGATCGCGCCGCCGCCAGTGGTCCGCCGAACGACGGGCAATTCGCGGATCGCGGGCGGTTGCAAACGCAACTCGTCGATCGCCTGGAAGTAACCGAGCGAGATCGTCGCGGGCGACCAGGCATAAAAGCGCAGCGTGGGGCGGATGGTCGGCCCGGTGCAGGCGGCAAGCAACGCTTCGTCGCGCGCCATGTTGGCCGGGCCGGTCAGCGGCGGATCAATCAGAACTCGTGCAGCCGTCATGGATGGAATCGTAGATGACCTGCGCGGGATGGGCGAATACGCAAAGTGACCGGGCGGCATGGCTGCGGCTATTGGAGGCCGTGCTCGCGCCGGGCCATGCATCACGGTTGCCACGGTTCGCGCGGGCGCACGGCCAGCAGTGCGGCAACCAGCAGCATGGTGATCGTGACCGGCAATAGCAGAAACACCGCCAGGGCCGCCGAAAAGGCAGCGCCGCCCTTGGTCCACTCGGACATGTTCTCTCCTCCTGCGTGGAGGATGAGCAATTGCCATGCCGAGCCGCGACTTGGGTTCGCGTCCGGAAAGACCGATGATGGGAAAGGGCTTGGCGGCTTTGGCCTGATCCGAACTGGTTGTGAAGCAACATCGCGTTGCGAGAAAGCAACGCGGCCCGACCGGCATTATAAAATGACAATCGTCTCTACCACGCTGTGTTATCCGACGCCGACCTCGCCGACGCAGGGCGTGTTCGTCGCACAGCGACTGCGAGCTGTACACGCACAAATGCCGGTGAAGGTCGTCGCGCCGCAGCCGTACTTCGGAATCGGGCCGGTCGGCTGGCCGCCGGGGAGCCTCGCACCGGACATGGATCCCCTCGCGATTCCGCCGGTCTGGCGGCCGCGGATGTGGTATCTCCCGCGCGTGGCGAAGACGTTTGATGCCTGGTTCTATTGCCGCGCGTTGCTGTCGGGCATTCGTTCCGCGATGGGCAACGAGCGTCCGTCGCTGATCGACGCGCATTTTGAATGGCCCGACGGCGTGGGGGCGTACCTCGCGGCCAAGGCGCTGCGCGTGCCGTTCGTGCTGACGCTTCGCGGCAAACTGGTGAGTCGTTCCCAGGTTGCATCCATGCGTTGGCGCATGGCGGCGGCGATCGCGGGCGCCGATGCGGTCATCAGCGTGTCCCGCGCGTTGGCCGATCTGGCGTGCGAGCTGGTCGGTCGCCAGCTCGATATTCGTGTGATTCCCAACGGCGTGGATGGAAGCGTGTTCGCTCCGCGCG from the Planctomycetia bacterium genome contains:
- a CDS encoding 3-deoxy-D-manno-octulosonic acid transferase → MLPEEGLTAGLLARGERAARPPLTLRAAILNLVYLLAAALYLPFLLYQMIALGKNRRGWGQRLGGVPWRVGRSRCIWVHAVSLGEVNATRALVTEIESRFPACVVAMSATTDTGFAAAQRLYPDKLVFRYPLDFSFAVRRTLARVRPAAIVLMELEVWPNLIDLAASIGVPVCVANGRITAEKSMRRFRIPVVRRVARRMFSQIAFVAAQDETYAARFRELGVPADRVHTIGSMKYDTAVIGDSVAGDAELAAAMGIDRAVPFIVAGSTGPDEEAIVLDAFESLAAQRPALQLAIIPRKPERFDEVARLIASRGFACVRRSQCRDGESHSATDTAPRVYLGDTMGELRKFYALATIVFVGRSLVPLGGSDLMEVAGLGKPMCFGPFVDNFADAAGQLLADEAAVQITPPAADHAAAAASLSAVLTKLLAAPETARAMGRRAQEVVRRNTGATRRTVDLLARTLDESLSNLPSSIHETQSAPARQ
- a CDS encoding SpoIIE family protein phosphatase; translated protein: MQQVDLTRRKRVPVLLEMVRSIKDARDPRAVMELFIRVVQQAFEPACYLALSTTGLDTGAYRIARWRTADGIEHVPPADLGHAALAQPVRRGGLLAGLTASDSPTLLHDLSAPNDPVFGDRLAGYRCVAAVPVFEADDSLDWVVLFHASPRGFNEDDVEALMALANLTSMAVNFAHLHQRAEQASRRVHREVDMIAEIQKVLLPGKPPTVPGLKLATSYKSFDRAGGDYFDVFELQRLPGASRDDPRWLILIADSAGHGPAAAVMMTVINAVLFTYPHAPASPGALLSYQNHHLHERHQAASMVTGILGFYEPATGRLVYANAGHHPPLIRRPGPPVRVEEVPLGSGLPLGILPSHDAKDAALTLQAGETLLLYTDGVPDERDEADEPFGLERMRAVLASTGEPQEVVDRLNAELVRHQGTTMPEDDQTMVVVRRE
- a CDS encoding glycosyltransferase; the encoded protein is MTIVSTTLCYPTPTSPTQGVFVAQRLRAVHAQMPVKVVAPQPYFGIGPVGWPPGSLAPDMDPLAIPPVWRPRMWYLPRVAKTFDAWFYCRALLSGIRSAMGNERPSLIDAHFEWPDGVGAYLAAKALRVPFVLTLRGKLVSRSQVASMRWRMAAAIAGADAVISVSRALADLACELVGRQLDIRVIPNGVDGSVFAPRDRVAARAVLGLEADAKYVVSVGHMQELKGFARLVEIWPVVRQRGGDVRLILIGGSVQEPGYERRLRRRIAEMRLSDAVSVAGRQPPQRVAEYLNAADLFALWTRSEGWCNALTESLACGCPVVASAVGGNGEIVSQDSLGRLVPFDDRGGWVEAILAALKRPWDRDQIARRGSLRAWQQVGAECVDVFREVLNRRGGA